From Streptomyces asiaticus, one genomic window encodes:
- a CDS encoding ATP-binding cassette domain-containing protein codes for MPGAIHAEGLVKTFGDVKALDGVDLDVPEGTVLGLLGPNGAGKTTAVRVLTTLLRPDSGTAVVAGVDVLKNPNEVRRSIGLSGQFAAVDEYLTGRENLQMVGQLYQMGAREAKARASELLERFSLADAADRTAKTYSGGMRRRLDLAAALVVSPPVMFMDEPTTGLDPRNRQALWEVIQELVAGGTTLLLTTQYLEEADHLAHDICVIDRGRVIARGTSDQLKARTGGERVEVVVHEREDIAAAEEVLRVLGKGETTVQEHTRKVTVPVVGGAKLLAEVIRELDTRGVEIDDIGLRRPTLDDVFISLTGHGAGKGEAK; via the coding sequence ATGCCAGGCGCTATTCACGCCGAGGGTCTGGTGAAGACCTTCGGTGACGTAAAGGCTCTGGACGGCGTCGATCTCGACGTACCGGAAGGAACCGTGCTCGGACTGCTCGGCCCCAATGGCGCCGGCAAGACCACCGCGGTGCGCGTGCTCACCACGCTGCTGCGCCCGGACAGCGGAACGGCGGTGGTCGCGGGGGTGGACGTGCTCAAGAACCCCAACGAGGTCCGTCGCTCCATCGGGTTGTCCGGCCAGTTCGCCGCCGTCGACGAGTATCTGACCGGCCGTGAGAACCTCCAAATGGTCGGCCAGCTCTACCAGATGGGAGCGCGGGAGGCCAAGGCCCGCGCGAGTGAGCTGCTGGAGCGGTTCAGCCTCGCGGACGCGGCCGACCGCACCGCCAAGACGTACTCCGGCGGGATGCGCCGACGGCTGGACCTCGCCGCGGCCCTGGTGGTCAGCCCGCCCGTGATGTTCATGGACGAGCCCACCACCGGTCTGGACCCGCGCAACAGACAGGCGCTGTGGGAGGTCATCCAGGAGCTGGTGGCCGGCGGTACGACGCTGCTGCTGACCACGCAGTATCTGGAGGAGGCGGACCACCTGGCGCATGACATCTGCGTGATCGACCGCGGCCGGGTCATCGCCCGCGGCACCTCCGACCAGCTCAAGGCCCGTACGGGCGGTGAGCGCGTGGAGGTCGTGGTGCATGAGCGCGAGGACATCGCGGCCGCCGAGGAAGTGCTGCGGGTCCTGGGCAAGGGCGAGACGACCGTGCAGGAGCACACCCGTAAGGTCACCGTCCCGGTCGTGGGCGGCGCCAAGCTGCTCGCCGAGGTCATCCGCGAACTGGACACCCGTGGTGTCGAGATCGACGACATCGGGCTGCGCCGCCCGACCCTGGACGACGTATTCATCTCGCTCACCGGCCATGGCGCCGGGAAGGGGGAGGCGAAATGA